Part of the Nostoc sp. PCC 7524 genome is shown below.
AGATTAAGCAGTGGCAGACGATTTTTAACAAATGACTCCCAACTCATGCGCCCCAAAGATGCAAATAATTCTTCAATTATCTGAGTTTCGGGTTGAGACATAACGTTATGTCTCAATTCGGAATTGCGATCGCAAACGTTTCTCATGCGGTTAAGATGGCTGCTAACCTCCTGTTGGGTTATCTGCATCTGGATGGCTAATAATTCAAGGATGCCTTCGGTTTCTTCTAGGGGGTTGAGGTCTTCGCGTTGCAGGTTTTCTACCAGTCGCACCTGATAGGTGGTGATGTCATCCATCTCACGGACGATTACAGGCACTTCAGTTAGTCCTGCCATTTGAGATGCTCGGAGGCGACGCTCACCAGCTACCAGTTCGTACTCACCACTCTCGCAAGGACGGACAAGCAAAGGTTCAAGAATGCCCAATTTTTGAATTGAGCGTGATAGTTCCTCTAGTTTTTGAGGGTCAAAGTAACGCCGGGGCTGGGATGGTGGCAGTTTAATTAAACTGATGGCCACTGTATTGGGTGAGTTAGCCGGACTTTCAGTTTCGTTAAAACTTTCGCCTAGTAGGGCGGCTACACCTTTTAAGTGGCTGGTATAGGGTTGCTCTTTTTTGCTCACTGTAGTTTTTCTAAATTGAGGGCGATTTTTTTTAGTACAGCGACGGCAGGATGTTTGGGATTATATAGTGCTAAGGGTAATCGCGCTTCACTGGCATCAGCAAAGGCAATAGATTTAGGAATAGGTTCAAAGACCGTAGCTACAGGTGAAAGTTGTTCTGTGATGGCTTTCATGGTTCTGCTTTCTTGAGCAGTACGTGCATCATACATTGTGGGGATGAAACCAGCAATGCTGAGTGTTTTATTAGCACCTTTACGGAGTGAAGCTACAGTTCTTAATAGTAAATCAGTTCCTTGAAAGGATTTGAACTGACACTGAATTGGTACTAAAACATGGGTAGCTGCTACTAAGCTGATAACGCTGAGGATGCCTAAA
Proteins encoded:
- a CDS encoding ParB/RepB/Spo0J family partition protein yields the protein MSKKEQPYTSHLKGVAALLGESFNETESPANSPNTVAISLIKLPPSQPRRYFDPQKLEELSRSIQKLGILEPLLVRPCESGEYELVAGERRLRASQMAGLTEVPVIVREMDDITTYQVRLVENLQREDLNPLEETEGILELLAIQMQITQQEVSSHLNRMRNVCDRNSELRHNVMSQPETQIIEELFASLGRMSWESFVKNRLPLLNLPPDVLEVLRSGQLEYTKARAIARVKNEDTRKQLLEDAIAYNLSLSEIKRKIKEIEQQTASEPPSIKDLADDTFRRLKKSQVWDDPKKKAKVEKLLTQLKALIEDDNPK